A section of the Cyanobacterium sp. T60_A2020_053 genome encodes:
- a CDS encoding glycosyltransferase family 4 protein encodes MLIAKPTGISNYIYNIYPYLERLEPISLAPENYLSYQNNYNISKYYSPDYGSKGHFLRLLWTQIRLPNLYNKLQGNLLFSPVPEAPLTVEKYPCVIMVHDLIPLRFPRFKSPLTYYFKYYVPWVCQQATHIICNSQSTADDLINFFGVESHKITPIHLGINNNKFKVITNINKQNYFIYLGRHDPHKNLDRIIKAFAQFNTKKNYQLWLVGAKDSRYTPALIALIEELNITSQVKFFDYVSSEELILMLNQAQALVFTTLWEGFGFPVLEAMACGLPVITSDISALKEIARDASLLVNPYDINSIVSAMKKIRDDDQLRQDLTQAGLAKVKQFSWQKTGKETVKILADYQK; translated from the coding sequence ATGCTAATTGCGAAACCTACTGGGATTAGTAATTATATTTATAATATTTATCCGTATTTAGAAAGATTAGAACCAATTAGTTTAGCCCCTGAAAACTACTTGAGTTACCAAAATAACTATAATATTTCAAAATATTATAGTCCAGACTATGGCAGTAAAGGACATTTTTTACGATTATTATGGACACAGATTAGACTACCTAATCTTTATAATAAATTACAAGGAAATCTTTTATTTTCACCAGTTCCTGAAGCGCCCCTCACCGTAGAAAAATATCCTTGTGTGATTATGGTGCATGACTTAATTCCCTTACGTTTTCCTCGCTTTAAATCACCATTAACCTATTATTTTAAATATTATGTGCCGTGGGTATGTCAACAAGCAACCCATATTATTTGTAATTCTCAGTCAACAGCAGATGATTTAATTAACTTTTTTGGTGTTGAAAGTCATAAAATTACACCAATTCATTTAGGAATAAATAATAATAAATTTAAAGTAATTACTAATATTAATAAACAAAATTATTTTATTTATTTAGGCAGACATGACCCTCATAAAAATTTAGATAGAATCATTAAAGCATTTGCTCAGTTTAACACTAAAAAAAATTATCAACTGTGGCTAGTAGGGGCAAAAGATTCCCGTTATACACCTGCATTAATAGCATTAATCGAAGAATTAAATATTACTTCACAGGTGAAATTTTTTGATTATGTTTCCTCAGAGGAATTAATCTTAATGTTAAATCAAGCTCAAGCCCTTGTTTTTACAACTCTTTGGGAAGGCTTTGGTTTTCCAGTTTTGGAGGCTATGGCTTGTGGTTTACCTGTCATTACTTCTGACATATCAGCATTAAAAGAAATTGCTCGGGATGCTAGCTTATTGGTCAATCCCTATGATATAAATTCTATAGTGAGCGCAATGAAAAAAATTAGAGATGATGATCAGTTGAGACAAGACTTAACTCAGGCAGGGTTGGCAAAAGTAAAACAATTTAGTTGGCAAAAAACAGGGAAAGAAACTGTCAAAATTCTTGCTGATTACCAAAAATAG